From Variovorax sp. PMC12, the proteins below share one genomic window:
- a CDS encoding 4Fe-4S dicluster domain-containing protein: protein MIEVVSAERCTACNICVNACPTNVFEAVPGAPPRIARQDDCQTCFMCELYCPEDALYVAPIADRGATAEERGAAAESLMGSYRSAIGWGRGRESTASADASFELLRRAH from the coding sequence ATGATCGAAGTCGTGAGTGCCGAGCGCTGCACCGCCTGCAACATCTGCGTGAATGCCTGCCCGACCAACGTGTTCGAGGCCGTGCCCGGCGCGCCGCCGCGCATCGCGCGCCAGGACGACTGCCAGACCTGCTTCATGTGCGAGCTCTACTGCCCGGAAGACGCGCTGTACGTCGCGCCGATTGCCGACCGGGGCGCCACCGCCGAAGAGCGCGGCGCCGCGGCCGAGTCCCTCATGGGCAGCTACCGCAGCGCCATCGGATGGGGCAGGGGACGCGAGTCGACCGCCTCCGCCGACGCGAGCTTCGAACTGCTGCGCCGCGCGCACTGA